ACCTGATGATCGAGAAGATTATGTTCACCGCATTGGCCGTACTGGTCGAGCGGGTGAAAGTGGTGTGTCTATCAGCTTTGCTTGTGAAGAATATGCGATGAATTTACCGGCAATTGAAGAATACATTGGTCATTCTATTCCCGTCAGTCAATATGACCCGAATTCATTGATTAGTGATATTCCAAAACCTTATCGTTTAAAACGCAATCCTACGCCTCAAACGAGAAATATTACGACGAGAAAAACAAACTACCGTCGTAAAAACTAAAAAGAAAAGCTGATGAACCTCTTCATCAGCTTTTTTATGATTAATGCAATCCGACCCGTCGACGTGCAGTACGCATCAATAAGAATACCCACGGCCATAATACGCCTGATGCAATGGCACCAAAGATTTCCTGCCAGTTAAAGAATGCTCCATGTAACGAGAATTCAACCAAGAAAATTGCCACTCGAATGGCAAAAACGAAAAGAAGCACTAATAAACTTTGAAACCAAAGGGAAAGATTGCGCAACATTAAGTAATATTTAGAAACAAAATAGAAGGCGACAGAAAGCACTAATGCATGCACGCCTAGAATAGAGCCAAGCACAATATCCCATAAAACGCCGAGTAAAAATGCCCAACCAATGCTTACTCTATCAGGTAAAGCAAGGGTCCAGTAAAGCAAGACTAAAATCAACCAAGAAGGTTTAAAGGCTTGAAAGCCTGCTGGCCATGGTGCTAACTCCATCACTAATGCTACAACAAAGAAGCATAAAATGGTCGCCCATTGAAAAATAAAACGCCCTTGCATTAGTCTTCATCCCTATGTTCTTGTTGATCTGGAGAAACCGGTTCCTCTTGTTGAGGCATTGTGGTTGGAATTTCAGGATCCACGATTTCTTTTCCTGTATGCGGTTGAGTGTTATCCGCTTGGTCATCCGTAATTTTGGTTTTACTCACAGAATGTGTCGCTTCATGGGCTTGGCTTTCTAAACGTTGCTGTACTAAACGACGCACTTCTTCTGGTGACATGGATTTCACTTTCGACATATCAAGATTGCTCGGCCAAAGTAAAAGCAAATAACGCAAACGATCTAATTCGGCCAAAGGCTTCGCTTTTACCGTCGCAAAATAATTAGAACCATCACGAGACACACTTTGTACCACTGCCACCGGATAGCCTTCCACAAAACGGCCGCCCAAACCCGAAGTTACTAATAAATCGCCTTTTTCAATATCTACGGAACGAGGCACATTATCTAAGGTAAGTTCATCAGAGTGTCCTGTACCGCTTGCGATCACTCGCACATCATTACGTAAAACTTGCACTGGGATAGAATGGGTTACATCCGTTAAAAGCAAGACTCGGCTGGTGTTCTCACCCACAGATATAATCTGCCCAATCATTCCTTTTTCATCAATCACAGGCTGACCAACATACGCACCATCACGTTCACCTTGATTGATCACCACTTGCTGACGATAAACATCAGTTTCAGCAGTAAGTACTTCGGCAATTTTTTTGTATTCATCGGTCCGTAAAGGCGAATTAAGCAGTAAACGAAGACGTTGGTTTTCTACTTTGAGTTGATCCAATAATAAAAGATCAGCATTTTTCTCACGCAATTGCTCACGCAATACTTTATTTTCAATAAGCAGTTTATTGGTATCCACCAAATTGCTTGATACACCATCTAGAACTGTTCTTGGCCCATTCGCAAGGTAATACAATCCTCCAACGGCAGTTTCCATCACACTACGCGCCTTCGTCATTGATGAAGTTTGTCCATCAACTAAAATGAGTGTCATAGAAGCAATCACCGCTAATGCTAGTCGGATACCTAATGGTGGTGCTTTACCAAAAATGGGTTTCATTCACTGTCCTAGGGTTAAAAGGAAAAGTGCGGTCAAAAAATCAGACGAATTAAAAACGCCGATTTTTCTGACCGCACTTTTAGAGATTAAATTTCGTCGCTAAAAATATCGCCGCCGTGCATATCAATCATTTCGATTGCTTCACCGCCACCACGAGCTACGCAAGTTAATGGTTCTTCTGCGATGATTGCCGGTACACCACATTCTTTTGATAACAACACATCAATGTTGCGTAATAAGGCACCACCACCTGTTAACACCATACCGCGTTCAAAAATATCTGCTGCGTGTTCTGGTTGGCATTCTTCAAGTGCTGTGCGTACTGCTGCAACAATACCATTTAATGGTTGTTGAAGAGCTTCTTGTACATCACGAGAGGTTAGTTTGAATGAGCGAGGCGCACCTTCAGCAAGGTTATGACCGTGCACTTCCATTTCTAAAATTTCATCACCTTCTTGAATGTAAGCTGAACCAATTTCGTGCTTGATACGCTCTGCAGTTGGTTCACCTATTACAGAACCAAAAGTACGACGAACATAAGAAATGATTGCTTCATCAAAACGGTCACCACCAATACGTACAGAAGATGAATACACGATACCGTTTAAAGAAATCACCGCAACTTCAGTGGTACCACCACCGATATCAATGACCATTGAACCGATCGCTGTAGAAACCGGCAAGTTTGCACCGATTGCTGCCGCCATTGGCTCTTCAATTAAATAGACTTCACGTGCACCTGCACCTAATGCTGATTCTTTAATTGCGCGACGTTCAACTTGAGTTGCACCAGCCGGTACACAAACGAGCACACGTGGGCTAGGACGCATGAAGTTACCGCTATGTACTTGTTTAATAAAGTATTGCAACATTTTTTCAGTCACAGAGAAATCAGCGATGACACCATCTTTCATCGGACGAATTGCGACAATGCTTTTTGGTGTACGACCAAGCATTTGTTTTGCTTCTTTACCTACTGCCGCAATGCTTTTGTATGCGCCCATACGATCTTGACGAATTGCCACTACTGATGGCTCATCAAGTACGATACCTTGGCCTTTCACGTAAATTAATGTATTTGCTGTACCTAGATCGATAGAAAGATCGTTTGAAAATAAACCACGAATTTTTTTGAATAACATAAGAATTCCGTCATTAGTTTGGTGAAAAATTACTCATTTCTGAGCATAGAAAAAAATTGTGCTAAATGTACCAAAAAATCGAGCTTGATAACAGGATTTTTTGCCTTGATCCTCTACACTTACCTCGCGATTTTTTCTAACAAGGTAAGTGCGGTCAATTTTAGTGTCATTTTATATCTGATTTCGGTCAGTGAATTGCCACTCACCATTACCTAAAATCATCAATTGTTGCTGATGGAAAGCCTGCAAGGTTGAACGATGCCCTACGCTAATAACCGTTGTATGAGGTAAGCGTTCTTTTAATAGACGATACATCGTATCTTCTAAACCTTCATCCATACTCGCCGTGGCTTCGTCCAGAAAGGCGACTTTCGGCTTATGTAATAGCAAACGAGCAAAAGCCAAGCGTTGTTGCTCACCGAGAGAAAGAATTCGTGTCCAATCTTGTTCTTGATCTAAACGATCTTGTAAATGCCCTAAAGACACTTGTTTTAATACCTCAATCATCTCATCACAATTAAAGTCCTTTTCTTCATTCGGATAAGCCAGTGCCGTTAACAAACTACCTTGCGGTAAATAAGGCTTTTGCGATAAGAACAGCTGATGAGTAGGACAATACACATCCCCTTTAGAATATGCCCAAAGCCCTGCCACAGTTCTCAACAACGTGGTTTTACCCACGCCTGAATTACCTTGAATTAATAGAGTTGAACCTTGTGGCAACGTCAAATTTAAATTCTCAATTAAGGTTTTTCCAAATGGATTACTGATGCTTAAATCCTTAAAAATCACGTCAGTTTCATGTTCGTGTAAATGGGAAGTAGATTGGCGATTCGCCATATCAATCGCATAACTAAAGCCAGTTAAACGATCTAATGTGGCCTTGTATCCGGCAAAACCATCGTAAGAATTACGAAAGAACGAAAGATTTGAATGTAATTTACCAAATACTTGTAGCGTTTGCATAAGATCGCCGAGTTTAATTTGCTTCTCAAAATAACGTCCCACTTGAATGAGCAAAGGGAACACAACCGAAACT
The sequence above is a segment of the Haemophilus parainfluenzae genome. Coding sequences within it:
- the mreD gene encoding rod shape-determining protein MreD, which produces MQGRFIFQWATILCFFVVALVMELAPWPAGFQAFKPSWLILVLLYWTLALPDRVSIGWAFLLGVLWDIVLGSILGVHALVLSVAFYFVSKYYLMLRNLSLWFQSLLVLLFVFAIRVAIFLVEFSLHGAFFNWQEIFGAIASGVLWPWVFLLMRTARRRVGLH
- the mreC gene encoding rod shape-determining protein MreC → MKPIFGKAPPLGIRLALAVIASMTLILVDGQTSSMTKARSVMETAVGGLYYLANGPRTVLDGVSSNLVDTNKLLIENKVLREQLREKNADLLLLDQLKVENQRLRLLLNSPLRTDEYKKIAEVLTAETDVYRQQVVINQGERDGAYVGQPVIDEKGMIGQIISVGENTSRVLLLTDVTHSIPVQVLRNDVRVIASGTGHSDELTLDNVPRSVDIEKGDLLVTSGLGGRFVEGYPVAVVQSVSRDGSNYFATVKAKPLAELDRLRYLLLLWPSNLDMSKVKSMSPEEVRRLVQQRLESQAHEATHSVSKTKITDDQADNTQPHTGKEIVDPEIPTTMPQQEEPVSPDQQEHRDED
- a CDS encoding rod shape-determining protein — encoded protein: MLFKKIRGLFSNDLSIDLGTANTLIYVKGQGIVLDEPSVVAIRQDRMGAYKSIAAVGKEAKQMLGRTPKSIVAIRPMKDGVIADFSVTEKMLQYFIKQVHSGNFMRPSPRVLVCVPAGATQVERRAIKESALGAGAREVYLIEEPMAAAIGANLPVSTAIGSMVIDIGGGTTEVAVISLNGIVYSSSVRIGGDRFDEAIISYVRRTFGSVIGEPTAERIKHEIGSAYIQEGDEILEMEVHGHNLAEGAPRSFKLTSRDVQEALQQPLNGIVAAVRTALEECQPEHAADIFERGMVLTGGGALLRNIDVLLSKECGVPAIIAEEPLTCVARGGGEAIEMIDMHGGDIFSDEI